One window from the genome of Microcebus murinus isolate Inina chromosome X, M.murinus_Inina_mat1.0, whole genome shotgun sequence encodes:
- the USP27X gene encoding ubiquitin carboxyl-terminal hydrolase 27 — MCKDYVYDKDIEQIAKDEQGEALKLQASTSTEFSHQQCSVPGIGEKYPTWETTKPELELLGHNPRRRRITSSFTIGLRGLINLGNTCFMNCIVQALTHTPILRDFFLSDRHRCEMPSPELCLVCEMSSLFRELYSGNPSPHVPYKLLHLVWIHARHLAGYRQQDAHEFLIAALDVLHRHCKGDDVGKAANNPNHCNCIIDQIFTGGLQSDVTCQACHGVSTTIDPCWDISLDLPGSCTSFWPMSPGRESSVNGEGHIPGITTLTDCLRRFTRPEHLGSSAKIKCGSCQSYQESTKQLTMNKLPVVACFHFKRFEHSAKQRRKITTYISFPLELDMTPFMASSKESRMNGQLQLPTNSGNNENKYSLFAVVNHQGTLESGHYTSFIRHHKDQWFKCDDAVITKASIKDVLDSEGYLLFYHKQVLEHESEKVKEMDMQAY; from the coding sequence ATGTGTAAGGACTATGTATATGACAAAGACATTGAGCAAATTGCCAAAGATGAGCAAGGAGAAGCTTTGAAATTACAAGCCTCCACCTCAACAGAGTTTTCTCACCAGCAGTGTTCAGTGCCAGGCATTGGTGAGAAATACCCAACCTGGGAAACAACCAAACCAGAATTGGAACTGCTGGGGCACAACCCACGGAGAAGGAGAATTACCTCTAGCTTCACCATCGGTTTAAGAGGACTAATCAATCTTGGCAACACGTGCTTTATGAATTGCATTGTCCAGGCCCTTACCCACACTCCGATCCTGAGAGATTTCTTCCTCTCTGACAGGCACCGATGTGAAATGCCGAGTCCTGAGTTGTGTCTGGTCTGTGAGATGTCTTCACTCTTTCGGGAGTTGTATTCTGGAAACCCGTCTCCTCATGTTCCCTATAAGTTATTGCACCTGGTGTGGATACATGCTCGCCATTTAGCAGGGTACAGGCAACAGGATGCCCATGAGTTCCTCATCGCAGCGTTAGATGTCCTACACAGGCACTGCAAAGGTGATGATGTCGGGAAGGCGGCCAACAATCCCAACCACTGTAACTGCATCATAGACCAAATCTTCACAGGTGGCCTGCAGTCTGATGTCACCTGTCAAGCCTGCCATGGCGTTTCCACCACCATAGACCCCTGCTGGGACATTAGTTTGGACTTGCCTGGCTCTTGCACCTCCTTCTGGCCCATGAGCCCAGGGAGGGAGAGCAGTGTGAATGGGGAAGGCCACATACCAGGAATCACCACCCTGACGGACTGCTTGCGAAGGTTTACAAGGCCAGAGCACTTAGGAAGTAGTGCCAAAATCAAATGTGGTAGTTGCCAAAGCTACCAGGAATCTACCAAACAGCTCACAATGAATAAATTACCTGTTGTGGCCTGTTTTCATTTCAAACGGTTTGAACACTCAGCCAAACAGAGGCGCAAGATCACTACAtacatttcctttcctctggaGCTGGATATGACACCGTTTATGGCCTCAAGTAAAGAGAGCAGAATGAATGGACAGTTGCAGCTGCCAACCAATAGTGGAAACAATGAGAATAAGTATTCCTTGTTTGCCGTGGTTAATCACCAAGGAACCTTGGAGAGTGGCCACTATACCAGCTTCATCCGGCACCACAAGGACCAGTGGTTCAAGTGTGATGATGCCGTCATCACCAAGGCCAGTATTAAGGATGTACTGGACAGTGAAGGGTATTTACTGTTCTATCACAAACAGGTCCTGGAACACGAAtcagaaaaagtgaaagaaatggaTATGCAAGCCTACTGA